A single genomic interval of Saccharomyces eubayanus strain FM1318 chromosome IV, whole genome shotgun sequence harbors:
- the ECM2 gene encoding Pre-mRNA-splicing factor ECM2 — MNDEINELPPKICEQCLGDDTNVRMTKIPQGSECKICTLPFTLYHFKASKRSGHIVKTLICGRCATQRNVCQCCMLDLRWHIPVQLRDHLISMVNEENVITEEAKNDMMKRFLSLKDVKLGGAQITSDSAEADIILDKLKSILQKATSDSESSQLQIQGAAESDKNKQDKDTEKYRSVDVSHILKKIPLSESFTSDVSSRSFFLYNIDASIPEWKIADSISQLLNIKKWSDGNSLSLIINHKAKCGGVRFQSSMLGEQFARKVQETITTRKGLERGVLRIDRSRIFVIPWTSGFSAASFGATTAENIKLSLSLNKLMGLELGSDDKQFRAKSLDNVKKNKQNTSKKVQKAKSKKSKPRANNLTL, encoded by the coding sequence ATGAACGATGAAATAAATGAGCTACCACCGAAAATTTGTGAGCAATGTTTAGGTGATGATACCAACGTCAGAATGACAAAGATTCCTCAAGGCTCTGAATGTAAGATCTGTACTTTACCATTCACCTTATACCATTTTAAGGCATCGAAAAGGAGCGGCCATATTGTAAAAACATTAATATGCGGAAGGTGTGCTACTCAAAGAAATGTTTGTCAGTGTTGTATGCTTGATTTGAGATGGCATATCCCCGTACAACTGCGGGATCATTTGATATCCATGGTtaacgaagaaaatgtcATAACAGAGGAGGCAAAAAACGAcatgatgaaaagatttttatcattaaaGGATGTGAAGTTAGGGGGTGCCCAAATTACGAGCGATTCGGCAGAGGCTGACATTATACTTGATAAATTGAAGAGTATACTTCAAAAAGCGACATCAGATAGCGAAAGTTCACAATTGCAAATACAAGGAGCAGCGGAATCGGATAAAAACAAGCAAGACAAGGACACAGAGAAATACAGATCTGTAGATGTTTCTCACAtcttaaagaaaatacctTTGAGTGAATCTTTTACGAGTGATGTTTCTAGTAGGTCCTTCTTCCTTTACAATATTGATGCTTCAATTCCCGAATGGAAAATAGCTGATTCGATTTCACAGTTGttaaatataaagaaatggaGTGACGGAAATTCGTTATCGCTAATAATCAATCATAAAGCAAAGTGCGGAGGTGTACGATTCCAGTCAAGTATGCTGGGGGAACAGTTTGCTCGTAAAGTACAGGAAACAATCACCACACGAAAGGGCTTAGAGAGGGGTGTTCTACGTATTGATCGTTCCAGAATATTTGTTATTCCTTGGACATCCGGATTTTCGGCTGCTTCATTTGGTGCCACTACTGCGGAAAACATAAAGCTAAGTTTAAGTTTGAACAAACTGATGGGATTGGAGCTGGGTTCCGATGATAAACAGTTTCGCGCAAAAAGTTTGGATAACgtcaagaaaaataagCAAAATAcatcaaaaaaagtacaaaaGGCCAagtcaaagaaatcaaaaccTCGTGCAAACAACTTAACATTGTAA
- the NRG2 gene encoding Nrg2p: MSIGYKDNLISTILAKDGKCDFPVNFDYSSSQITLMPEMFSFNNERKYQTLIPLMKTSHLVDDDLKDKLNKCALDFFSGKQSNRTSDIIMSKLTASKEASPESPLHNVNVVKMENIDHIQPDVYSSARIKKSTKAVMKLKPTKAHSTGQRTRHFCKICSTGFTTSGHLSRHNRIHTGEKNHICPHEGCGQRFSRHDNCNQHYRTHANKKKRNWKRRETSS, translated from the coding sequence ATGTCTATAGGTTACAAGGACAATTTAATATCGACCATTCTAGCCAAGGATGGGAAATGCGACTTTCCAGTCAATTTTGACTATTCATCTTCTCAGATAACCTTAATGCCTGAAATGTTTTCGTTCAATAACGAACGGAAATATCAAACTCTGATACCCTTAATGAAAACATCACATCTAGTtgatgatgatttgaagGATAAGCTGAACAAGTGCgctttggattttttttctggaaaACAATCCAACAGAACAAGTGATATAATTATGTCGAAACTAACTGCGAGCAAAGAGGCTTCGCCAGAATCGCCGTTGCATAATGTTAACGTAgtgaaaatggaaaatatcGATCATATCCAGCCAGACGTATATAGTTCGGCTaggataaaaaaatccacCAAAGCTGTAATGAAATTAAAACCCACAAAAGCTCATTCGACAGGACAGAGAACACGCCATTTTTGTAAGATCTGCTCGACTGGGTTTACCACTTCTGGCCACCTTTCAAGACATAATAGAATACATACAGGCGAGAAAAATCACATCTGTCCACACGAGGGCTGCGGGCAAAGGTTTAGCAGGCATGATAATTGTAACCAACATTACCGTACCCACGCGAATAAGAAGAAACGAAACTGGAAACGAAGGGAAACCAGCAGTTGA
- the TIP1 gene encoding putative lipase, with translation MSVSKIAFVLTAIASFAAAETAGQTAELQAIIGDINSHLSDYLGLETGNSGFQIPADVLSVYQQVMTYTDDSYTTLFSKLDYDAITKTIVKLPWYTTRLSSEIAAAVASVSPASSSSAAPSSSSSATPSSSSSAAPSSSSSAAPSSSSAASSSVAPSSSKAVSSSVAPATSTASTSVVTASNAGQRINAGAASFGAVVAGAAALLL, from the coding sequence CTTTCGTTTTAACCGCTATTGCCTCTTTTGCCGCCGCTGAAACCGCCGGTCAAACTGCCGAATTACAGGCGATTATTGGTGACATTAACTCCCATCTTTCCGACTATTTAGGTTTGGAAACGGGTAACAGCGGTTTCCAAATCCCTGCTGATGTCTTGAGCGTCTACCAACAAGTTATGACTTACACCGATGACTCTTACACTACCTTGTTCAGTAAACTGGACTACGATGCCATCACCAAGACAATTGTCAAATTACCATGGTACACCACTAGATTGAGTTCCGAAATCGCCGCCGCTGTTGCCTCTGTTTCTccagcttcttcttcttctgctgccccatcctcttcctcttctgctACCCcatcctcttcctcttctgctGCCCcatcctcttcctcttctgctGCCCCATCCTCCTCCTCAGCAGCTTCCTCCTCTGTTGCTCCATCCTCTTCCAAGgcagtttcttcttccgtTGCTCCAGCCACTTCTACCGCTAGCACTTCTGTTGTAACTGCATCCAACGCTGGTCAAAGAATCAACGCAGGCGCTGCCTCTTTCGGTGCTGTTGTTGCCGGCGCAGCtgctttgttgttgtaa